From a single Bacillus gobiensis genomic region:
- the trpB gene encoding tryptophan synthase subunit beta — protein MNNYPDNKGRFGEFGGKFVPETIMQPLIEIETAFQNIKEDASFREEYLHLLQEYSGRPTALTYADQMTAYLGGAKIYLKREDLNHTGAHKINNAIGQALLAKRMGKTKIIAETGAGQHGVATATVAAKFGMSCRIFMGEEDIERQALNVFRMKLLGAEVVPVTSGNGTLKDATNEAFRYWVQHCNDHFYIIGSVVGPHPYPFIVREFQKIIGEEAKQQFLEKEGKLPDAVVACVGGGSNAIGIFDSFLSEDVQLVGAEAAGKGIDTPFHAATIGKGTKGVIHGSMTYMIQDQFGQIIEPYSISAGLDYPGIGPEHAYLHSTGRVTYHSVTDDEAIAALKLLTRKEGILPAIESAHALSKAFEMAKGMSNDQTILICLSGRGDKDVHTIMKVMEEEVKVEDEAFKSSAR, from the coding sequence ATGAATAACTATCCTGATAACAAGGGAAGGTTCGGCGAGTTCGGCGGCAAATTTGTTCCTGAAACGATTATGCAGCCTTTAATTGAAATCGAAACCGCTTTTCAAAACATAAAAGAAGATGCAAGCTTCCGCGAGGAATACCTTCATCTATTACAAGAATATTCCGGCAGGCCGACAGCTTTAACGTATGCAGATCAAATGACGGCATATTTAGGCGGGGCAAAAATTTATTTGAAACGGGAAGATTTGAATCATACCGGAGCCCATAAAATCAATAATGCCATTGGCCAGGCACTGCTTGCGAAGCGAATGGGGAAAACGAAAATCATTGCGGAAACCGGAGCTGGTCAACATGGCGTTGCGACGGCGACAGTTGCTGCAAAGTTTGGCATGTCGTGCAGGATATTTATGGGAGAGGAAGATATCGAAAGACAGGCGCTGAATGTTTTTCGGATGAAGCTTCTCGGAGCGGAAGTTGTTCCGGTGACAAGCGGAAACGGCACATTAAAGGATGCGACGAACGAAGCTTTCCGATATTGGGTACAGCACTGCAACGATCACTTTTACATTATTGGCTCAGTTGTCGGCCCGCACCCTTATCCTTTCATAGTGAGGGAATTTCAAAAAATCATCGGCGAAGAAGCTAAACAGCAATTTTTAGAAAAAGAAGGCAAGCTTCCTGATGCCGTTGTAGCATGTGTTGGTGGCGGCAGCAACGCAATCGGCATTTTCGACAGCTTTTTGTCAGAAGATGTACAGCTTGTCGGCGCAGAGGCTGCCGGAAAAGGCATCGATACTCCTTTTCATGCTGCTACTATAGGGAAGGGAACAAAAGGGGTGATCCACGGGTCGATGACCTACATGATCCAGGATCAATTCGGACAAATTATCGAACCTTATTCCATTTCAGCAGGACTTGATTATCCTGGTATCGGGCCGGAGCATGCGTATCTTCATTCCACCGGCAGAGTCACTTATCATAGCGTAACAGATGATGAGGCAATAGCTGCATTGAAACTGCTAACCCGCAAAGAAGGCATACTTCCGGCTATAGAGTCTGCTCATGCCCTTTCTAAAGCATTTGAAATGGCAAAAGGAATGTCAAACGATCAAACTATCTTGATTTGTCTTTCAGGAAGAGGAGACAAAGACGTTCATACGATAATGAAAGTAATGGAAGAAGAGGTGAAAGTAGAAGATGAAGCTTTCAAGTCATCCGCAAGATAA
- a CDS encoding CheR family methyltransferase, producing the protein MNDYKYFVEKWKELTNINLALYKEAQMKRRLTSLYEKKGYRHFREFAKAVAEDTLLLNETLDRMTINVSEFYRNYKRWAVLEEKMLPMLQSGKMLKVWSAACSTGEDPYTLAMILEKAKPVSGYQIIATDIDAKALQTAIKGEYQKRSLQEVPESIKREFFEKNEDTYVVKECIKKHITFKTHNLLADLYENEFDLIVCRNVFIYFTEAAKETLYQKMSDSLLNKGILFVGSTEQIFHPEKYGLESVDTFFYQKS; encoded by the coding sequence ATGAACGACTATAAGTATTTTGTTGAGAAATGGAAGGAACTGACGAACATTAACTTAGCGCTTTATAAAGAGGCGCAGATGAAAAGGCGGCTGACCTCCTTATATGAGAAAAAGGGGTATCGGCATTTTAGGGAGTTTGCAAAAGCGGTTGCTGAAGATACGCTGCTTTTGAATGAAACACTTGACCGGATGACGATAAATGTATCTGAATTTTACAGAAATTATAAACGCTGGGCGGTTCTTGAAGAGAAAATGCTGCCTATGTTACAGTCCGGCAAAATGCTGAAGGTGTGGAGTGCTGCCTGTTCAACTGGAGAAGATCCCTATACGCTTGCGATGATTTTAGAAAAAGCAAAGCCTGTGTCGGGATATCAAATTATCGCCACAGACATAGATGCGAAAGCACTTCAAACTGCGATAAAAGGAGAATATCAAAAAAGGTCTCTGCAGGAAGTTCCGGAATCAATAAAAAGAGAGTTTTTTGAGAAAAATGAAGATACGTATGTGGTAAAAGAATGCATAAAAAAGCACATCACCTTTAAAACGCATAATCTACTTGCCGATCTGTACGAGAACGAATTTGATTTAATTGTTTGCAGAAACGTGTTTATTTATTTTACGGAAGCAGCAAAGGAAACACTGTATCAAAAAATGAGCGATAGCTTGCTAAACAAAGGAATTCTGTTTGTAGGAAGCACAGAACAAATTTTTCATCCCGAAAAATATGGACTGGAGTCAGTGGACACGTTTTTTTATCAAAAAAGTTAG
- the ndk gene encoding nucleoside-diphosphate kinase, translated as MENKSFLMVKPDGVKRQLVGEIISRLERKGLQLVAAKLMWIPVHTAEQHYAEHKDKPFFKDLVEFITSGPVFAMVWQGENVVEITRQMIGSTNPKDALPGTIRGDYGMAVRKNIIHGSDSFESAEREINLFFESEDLIEDKNELNQWVY; from the coding sequence ATGGAAAACAAGAGTTTTTTAATGGTGAAACCTGATGGTGTCAAGCGGCAGCTAGTAGGTGAGATCATCTCCAGGCTTGAAAGAAAGGGTTTGCAGTTAGTCGCAGCAAAATTGATGTGGATTCCAGTACATACAGCTGAACAGCATTATGCCGAACATAAAGACAAGCCTTTTTTTAAAGACCTTGTTGAATTTATAACATCCGGCCCCGTATTTGCAATGGTGTGGCAGGGCGAAAATGTCGTTGAAATTACCAGGCAGATGATCGGTTCAACAAATCCGAAAGATGCTCTTCCGGGAACGATCCGCGGTGATTACGGCATGGCCGTCAGAAAAAACATCATCCATGGTTCAGATTCTTTTGAAAGTGCAGAACGGGAAATTAATTTGTTTTTTGAATCGGAAGATCTCATTGAAGATAAAAATGAGTTGAATCAATGGGTCTACTAA
- the trpD gene encoding anthranilate phosphoribosyltransferase has translation MNSLLNHVVNGHRLTEQNAAELMDQMMAGELTPSETGGILSLLAYRGESVDEITGFVKAIRNRAVQVDEIDEVVDTCGTGGDGASTFNISTAAAIVASSCGAKIAKHGNRSVSSKSGSADVLEHLQIAIQSTPDEAKQAVLKKNMTFLFAPLYHSSMKNVAQVRKELGFRTVFNILGPLINPMQAKRQVIGVYSLEKAKIMAAALERFGPKHVLFVNGEDGLDELTITAPTNVIELKDGERKEYKITPEEAGLSYGRITDIQVNTPEESGKIITSVFNNRTSGTALHIIAFNAGAALYTAGKAQNLKEGVEIALDAIKTGKALDQLEKLKQKKEELYA, from the coding sequence ATGAACTCACTACTCAACCACGTAGTTAATGGACACAGGCTTACTGAGCAAAATGCAGCTGAGCTGATGGACCAGATGATGGCAGGCGAGCTCACACCTTCAGAAACCGGTGGTATTTTATCTCTTCTCGCGTACAGAGGGGAATCGGTTGATGAAATCACCGGTTTTGTAAAAGCGATCAGAAACCGTGCTGTTCAAGTGGACGAAATCGATGAAGTGGTGGATACGTGCGGAACCGGTGGAGATGGTGCATCAACGTTTAATATTTCGACTGCAGCAGCCATTGTTGCTTCTTCCTGCGGCGCCAAGATTGCTAAACACGGAAATCGATCCGTATCTTCGAAAAGTGGAAGCGCTGATGTGTTGGAGCACTTGCAGATTGCCATTCAGTCGACTCCCGACGAAGCAAAGCAAGCCGTTTTAAAGAAAAATATGACGTTTCTGTTTGCTCCACTTTATCATTCATCTATGAAAAATGTAGCTCAAGTCAGAAAGGAGCTGGGATTCCGAACCGTATTTAATATTCTTGGGCCTCTGATCAATCCAATGCAGGCAAAGCGCCAAGTAATCGGTGTATATTCATTAGAAAAAGCGAAAATCATGGCTGCTGCCCTTGAACGGTTCGGGCCGAAACACGTTTTATTTGTCAATGGTGAAGACGGCTTGGATGAACTGACAATAACGGCTCCGACAAATGTGATCGAACTTAAGGACGGAGAGCGGAAGGAATATAAAATCACACCGGAAGAAGCCGGACTTTCGTATGGCAGGATCACGGACATTCAAGTTAATACCCCCGAGGAAAGCGGAAAGATCATTACGTCAGTTTTTAACAACCGTACTAGCGGAACAGCCTTACACATTATCGCTTTCAACGCAGGCGCTGCCCTTTATACTGCAGGCAAGGCGCAGAACCTGAAAGAAGGCGTCGAAATAGCGTTAGATGCGATTAAAACCGGAAAAGCACTTGACCAATTGGAAAAACTAAAACAAAAAAAGGAAGAATTATATGCTTAA
- the aroB gene encoding 3-dehydroquinate synthase, translated as MKILDVKTKEPYQVYIGEGIRKKTSKLMSEITGFSPTRILLITDEKVDRLYSEQIYQVLAEKWPVKKAVVPSGEQSKSLECYHQLQTDAIQFHMDRSSCVVALGGGVVGDLAGFVAATFMRGIPYVQIPTTLLAHDSAVGGKVAINHPLGKNLIGSFHQPKAVIYDTELLSTLPEAEMRSGFAEVIKHAFISDEQFLLQLMETYSIAGLTSSQLSEMIYKGIEVKSSVVANDEKEKGIRAFLNFGHTLGHAVEAEYGYGEISHGDGVAMGMLFALYLSEKKAGLDCDYSSYLKWLKKLGYPTSINKEIKTDSLINRMMNDKKTVGGIIQFVLLTEIGHPQLFSIEKEEAAELLDQWRLEGTSR; from the coding sequence ATGAAAATCCTCGATGTGAAAACAAAGGAACCATACCAGGTCTATATAGGCGAAGGCATTCGTAAAAAAACGTCAAAGTTGATGTCTGAAATAACCGGTTTTTCACCGACGCGTATTCTTCTCATTACAGATGAGAAGGTAGACAGGTTATACAGCGAGCAAATCTATCAAGTGTTGGCGGAAAAATGGCCTGTGAAGAAGGCTGTCGTTCCGAGCGGCGAGCAGTCCAAGTCATTGGAATGTTATCATCAGCTCCAGACAGATGCAATTCAATTTCACATGGACCGATCCTCGTGTGTCGTTGCGCTTGGCGGAGGAGTTGTCGGAGATCTTGCCGGCTTTGTTGCAGCGACATTTATGAGAGGAATTCCTTACGTGCAAATTCCGACGACGCTGCTTGCCCATGACAGCGCAGTTGGTGGAAAGGTTGCCATAAATCATCCGCTCGGTAAGAATCTAATCGGTTCTTTTCATCAGCCGAAGGCCGTCATTTATGATACAGAGCTGTTGTCCACGCTGCCTGAAGCTGAAATGAGGTCAGGTTTTGCAGAGGTAATCAAGCATGCATTTATCAGTGACGAACAGTTTCTTCTTCAACTGATGGAGACATACAGCATTGCCGGTTTAACTAGCAGCCAGCTCAGTGAAATGATCTATAAAGGAATAGAAGTGAAGAGCTCTGTGGTCGCAAATGATGAAAAGGAGAAAGGCATTCGTGCGTTCCTGAATTTTGGCCATACGCTTGGGCATGCCGTTGAAGCGGAGTATGGCTACGGCGAGATCAGCCATGGGGATGGAGTGGCGATGGGAATGTTATTTGCGCTGTATTTAAGTGAGAAAAAGGCAGGGCTTGACTGTGATTATTCCAGCTATTTGAAATGGCTTAAAAAGCTTGGCTATCCGACGTCTATTAACAAAGAAATTAAAACCGATTCATTAATCAATCGGATGATGAACGATAAGAAAACCGTCGGAGGAATTATTCAATTCGTGCTGTTAACTGAGATCGGTCATCCACAGCTATTTTCTATCGAGAAGGAAGAAGCAGCCGAATTGCTTGACCAATGGAGATTGGAGGGTACCTCAAGATGA
- a CDS encoding phosphoribosylanthranilate isomerase: MGTPKLKYCGMTSLRDFQVASQSKADYIGFIFAESKRKVLPQDVKGWIDHTDPAGKKLVGIFVNESVPSIVQTAAESSLDVIQLHGDETVSEITELKKQLSPEKKIWKALHHNDKTLQLMETYSPAVDGFVIDTFSKKQRGGTGESFPWEYIPSYTKAAIEAGKDCFIAGGISAENVEDLMKWKPSGVDLSSGIEENGRKSSALIKMLEERMFHHE, from the coding sequence ATGGGAACGCCTAAATTAAAATATTGCGGGATGACATCGCTGCGTGATTTTCAAGTCGCCTCGCAATCAAAAGCCGATTATATCGGGTTTATCTTTGCAGAGAGTAAACGAAAAGTATTGCCGCAGGACGTAAAAGGCTGGATAGATCATACGGATCCGGCAGGCAAAAAGCTTGTTGGCATTTTTGTGAATGAATCTGTTCCATCCATAGTCCAAACAGCTGCAGAGTCGTCGTTAGATGTGATTCAGCTGCACGGAGATGAAACCGTGAGCGAGATCACCGAGCTAAAGAAACAACTTTCTCCAGAGAAAAAAATTTGGAAGGCTCTTCATCATAATGACAAGACGCTTCAATTGATGGAAACATACTCTCCGGCAGTTGACGGGTTTGTCATAGATACGTTTTCTAAAAAACAACGCGGCGGTACGGGTGAATCGTTTCCGTGGGAGTATATCCCAAGCTATACGAAAGCGGCAATAGAGGCTGGAAAAGACTGTTTTATCGCCGGCGGGATCTCAGCGGAAAACGTAGAAGACTTGATGAAATGGAAGCCGAGCGGGGTTGATTTATCTAGCGGCATTGAGGAGAATGGAAGAAAATCAAGTGCTTTAATCAAAATGTTGGAAGAGAGGATGTTTCATCATGAATAA
- the aroC gene encoding chorismate synthase — protein sequence MRYLTAGESHGPQLTAIIEGVPAGLYITNEDINFELSRRQKGHGRGRRMQIEKDQVQIMSGIRHGKTLGSPVALVVENKDWTHWTKIMGAEPITEEQEKEMKRQISRPRPGHADLNGAIKYNHRDIRNVLERSSARETTIRVAAGAVAKKILSELGITVAGHVLEIGGVKAEKAEYANLEELKEVTENSPVRCFDEEAEAKMMKAIDDAKAAGDSIGGVVEVIVEGMPVGVGSYTHYDRKLDSKLAGAVLSINAFKGVEFGIGFEAARKNGSEVHDEIVWDEEKGYTRSTNRLGGLEGGMSTGMPIVVRGVMKPIPTLYKPLKSVDIESKEPFSASIERSDSCAVPAASVVAEAVVAWEIASSIVEQFGVDRMDLISENVEAMREWARKF from the coding sequence ATGAGATACTTAACAGCCGGAGAATCACACGGTCCCCAATTAACAGCAATTATAGAAGGTGTTCCTGCCGGTCTATACATAACGAATGAAGACATAAACTTTGAATTATCCAGAAGGCAAAAGGGTCATGGCCGCGGAAGACGGATGCAGATCGAAAAAGACCAGGTTCAAATCATGAGCGGAATCAGGCATGGAAAGACGCTGGGATCGCCAGTGGCTCTTGTAGTAGAAAATAAAGATTGGACCCATTGGACGAAAATAATGGGTGCCGAGCCAATTACGGAAGAACAGGAAAAAGAGATGAAACGGCAAATTTCGCGTCCGCGGCCGGGACATGCGGATTTAAATGGTGCAATAAAGTATAATCACCGTGACATCCGTAACGTGTTGGAGCGTTCATCTGCCAGGGAAACGACCATTCGCGTGGCAGCGGGAGCCGTTGCGAAAAAAATATTGTCTGAATTAGGAATTACCGTTGCCGGCCATGTTCTTGAAATCGGCGGAGTTAAAGCTGAAAAAGCAGAGTACGCAAATCTTGAAGAACTAAAAGAAGTGACTGAAAATTCACCTGTCCGTTGCTTTGATGAAGAAGCAGAAGCCAAGATGATGAAAGCGATCGATGATGCGAAAGCAGCAGGAGACAGCATTGGCGGAGTCGTTGAGGTCATCGTAGAAGGCATGCCGGTCGGCGTCGGAAGCTATACCCATTACGACCGCAAGCTTGACAGCAAACTAGCCGGAGCAGTGCTGAGCATCAACGCTTTCAAAGGCGTAGAATTTGGCATCGGCTTTGAAGCTGCACGGAAAAACGGAAGTGAAGTACACGATGAAATCGTATGGGATGAGGAGAAAGGGTATACGAGATCAACAAATCGTTTAGGCGGTCTGGAAGGCGGCATGTCAACAGGGATGCCGATTGTCGTCCGCGGTGTGATGAAGCCGATCCCAACCCTTTATAAGCCGTTAAAAAGCGTTGACATTGAATCGAAAGAGCCATTTTCCGCAAGCATCGAACGATCCGACAGCTGTGCTGTGCCGGCAGCGAGCGTAGTTGCTGAAGCGGTGGTCGCGTGGGAAATCGCATCGAGCATCGTTGAGCAATTCGGTGTTGATCGAATGGATCTTATTTCAGAAAACGTAGAGGCAATGAGAGAATGGGCGAGGAAATTCTAA
- the trpA gene encoding tryptophan synthase subunit alpha, with the protein MKLSSHPQDKLFIPFITAGDPLPEVTIELAKSLQRAGASAIELGVPYSDPLADGPVIQRASKRALKNDMNIVKAIELTGEMKKNGVTVPIILFTYYNPVLQLNPDYFFTLLRENKTEGLLVPDLPFEESAYLQQECKKHQITYISLVAPTSEHRMKKIIEKAEGFIYCVSSLGVTGVRNQFDPSVYPFIRKVKEISSLPVAVGFGISSSKQVKEMNEVSDGVVVGSALVNKIEQLEDELIQPGTREKALKEFEEYAKTFSGSYMLK; encoded by the coding sequence ATGAAGCTTTCAAGTCATCCGCAAGATAAATTATTTATTCCCTTTATTACTGCAGGAGATCCTTTGCCGGAAGTAACGATAGAGCTAGCTAAGTCACTACAGAGAGCCGGGGCTTCTGCAATTGAATTAGGCGTTCCTTATTCTGACCCGCTAGCTGATGGTCCTGTGATCCAACGTGCATCCAAACGGGCGCTGAAAAACGATATGAATATCGTAAAAGCGATTGAATTGACAGGTGAGATGAAAAAAAATGGCGTAACGGTGCCAATAATTCTTTTTACGTATTATAATCCTGTGTTACAATTAAATCCGGATTACTTTTTCACTTTACTGCGAGAAAATAAAACAGAAGGACTGCTAGTCCCTGATTTGCCTTTTGAAGAAAGCGCCTATCTGCAGCAAGAATGCAAAAAACATCAAATCACTTACATCTCGCTTGTTGCGCCAACAAGTGAACACAGAATGAAAAAGATAATTGAAAAAGCTGAAGGATTTATCTATTGTGTGTCGAGCCTGGGGGTCACAGGGGTACGCAATCAATTTGATCCGTCGGTTTACCCGTTTATTCGCAAAGTGAAAGAGATCAGCTCGTTACCTGTAGCTGTCGGCTTCGGGATCTCCAGCTCGAAACAAGTAAAAGAGATGAACGAAGTGAGTGATGGGGTTGTTGTGGGAAGTGCCCTCGTCAACAAAATTGAACAATTAGAGGACGAGTTAATTCAACCGGGTACAAGGGAAAAAGCACTGAAAGAATTTGAGGAATACGCCAAAACTTTCAGCGGGTCTTACATGCTAAAATGA
- the aroH gene encoding chorismate mutase, which produces MIRGFRGATTLEEDTDQEMIVKTKELIRNMIEKNNIKPDHVVHIIFTATPDLHAGFPAKVVREFSGWEHVPVMCMQEIDVESGLKKCIRVMLTAETELKQDEVKHEYLGKAVSLRPDLIK; this is translated from the coding sequence ATGATACGCGGATTTCGGGGAGCCACGACATTAGAAGAAGATACAGATCAAGAAATGATCGTAAAAACAAAAGAGTTAATTAGAAATATGATAGAAAAAAATAATATTAAACCAGATCACGTGGTGCACATTATCTTCACAGCGACACCCGACTTGCATGCAGGATTCCCCGCCAAGGTCGTCAGGGAATTTAGCGGCTGGGAGCACGTTCCTGTCATGTGCATGCAGGAAATAGATGTCGAATCCGGGTTGAAGAAGTGTATCAGAGTCATGCTGACAGCCGAAACCGAACTGAAGCAAGATGAAGTTAAGCATGAATATTTAGGAAAGGCAGTTTCATTACGGCCTGACTTAATAAAGTGA
- the trpE gene encoding anthranilate synthase component I: MNYQSELSAFLNDSLSYKTIPIVESFTVDTLSPVQMIEKLDREITYFLESKDESSDWSRYSFIGLNPFLTIKEKDGAFLACDEEKHLISKPHLKQMIEWMNEAYKIKIPELDIPFTGGAVGYLSYDFIPLIEPSVQPHRDVTDLEKCMLFVCQTIIAFDHELKKVHFIHYARLNGTESDKEKEKVFLENQQSLKRLVTKLSEPKETKDVLLSTVQQKEKLSDKEFSSNYEKSRFLKDVEKLKEYIRSGDIFQGVLSQRFEMPVKTDAFELYRVLRMVNPSPYMYYIKLPDRELVGSSPERLIHIQNGHLEIHPIAGTRKRGANQKEDDDLKQDLLADEKELAEHYMLVDLARNDIGRVAEYGSVNVPELTKVVSFSHVMHIISIVTGVLREGIHPVDALMSAFPAGTLSGSPKIRAMQLLNELEPTPRETYAGCIAYIGFDGNIDSCITIRTMSIKDGIASVQAGAGIVADSVPEKEWEESLNKAAALLDTIKIAEDIFADREEKVYELTTQPRS, from the coding sequence TTGAATTACCAATCCGAATTATCCGCATTTTTAAATGACAGCCTTTCTTACAAAACGATTCCAATTGTTGAGTCCTTTACAGTGGATACACTGTCTCCGGTTCAAATGATTGAAAAGCTTGACCGGGAGATTACTTATTTTTTAGAAAGCAAGGATGAGTCTTCAGATTGGTCCAGATACTCCTTTATCGGATTGAATCCTTTTCTAACGATAAAGGAAAAAGACGGAGCCTTTCTTGCCTGTGATGAAGAGAAGCATTTAATTAGCAAGCCTCATTTGAAACAAATGATCGAATGGATGAATGAAGCGTATAAAATCAAAATACCGGAACTCGATATCCCATTTACTGGGGGAGCTGTCGGTTATTTAAGTTATGATTTCATTCCGTTAATAGAGCCTTCGGTTCAGCCGCATCGTGACGTGACAGATCTAGAAAAATGCATGCTTTTTGTATGCCAGACCATCATTGCTTTTGACCATGAGCTGAAAAAGGTTCATTTTATCCATTACGCCCGTTTAAATGGAACAGAGTCAGACAAGGAAAAAGAAAAGGTGTTTTTGGAAAACCAGCAATCGTTAAAACGCCTTGTCACAAAGCTTTCCGAGCCAAAGGAAACAAAAGATGTTCTTCTGTCAACCGTCCAGCAAAAAGAAAAACTGAGTGATAAAGAGTTCTCCTCCAATTATGAAAAAAGCCGGTTTTTAAAGGATGTTGAAAAACTGAAGGAGTACATTAGATCCGGGGATATATTCCAAGGTGTTTTATCCCAGCGGTTTGAAATGCCAGTCAAGACAGATGCTTTTGAGCTGTACAGAGTGTTACGCATGGTGAATCCGTCTCCGTATATGTATTATATTAAGCTTCCAGACAGGGAACTTGTCGGTAGCTCACCTGAACGATTAATTCATATACAGAATGGACACCTCGAAATTCATCCGATTGCAGGCACGAGAAAACGTGGCGCGAATCAGAAAGAGGATGATGATTTAAAACAAGATCTCTTAGCCGATGAAAAAGAATTGGCTGAACACTATATGCTGGTAGATCTTGCCCGAAATGATATTGGAAGAGTCGCGGAATACGGGTCTGTCAACGTTCCCGAGCTGACTAAAGTCGTCTCCTTTTCACACGTCATGCACATTATATCGATTGTGACAGGAGTTTTGCGGGAAGGTATACATCCTGTGGACGCGCTGATGTCGGCCTTTCCGGCAGGAACTCTTTCCGGATCACCTAAAATCAGGGCTATGCAGCTACTAAACGAACTTGAACCGACACCGCGGGAAACCTACGCCGGGTGTATCGCTTACATTGGCTTCGATGGAAATATAGATTCGTGCATCACTATTCGTACAATGAGCATAAAAGACGGAATTGCGTCTGTTCAAGCCGGTGCAGGAATAGTCGCGGATTCTGTCCCAGAGAAGGAATGGGAGGAAAGCTTAAACAAAGCCGCTGCTCTTTTAGACACAATTAAAATAGCAGAAGACATTTTTGCCGACAGGGAGGAAAAAGTATATGAACTCACTACTCAACCACGTAGTTAA
- the trpC gene encoding indole-3-glycerol phosphate synthase TrpC, which yields MLNKIITRKREDLQDLSLPEDLEIPIRPFKEALETSTRFLGLIAEVKKASPSKGLIKADFQPEEIARSYERAGADCLSVLTDFPFFQGKNEYLTSVKRTVQLPILRKDFILEPIQIEESKRIGADAILLIGEALEADKLHELYLEAYEKGLDVLVEVHDQHTLEEILKRFTPEIVGINNRNLKTFQTTLEQTLSIAQLVPKESLLISESGISSAEDLLFVEGCGAKAVLVGESLMRKDDQLVAIQDLFGETKNGNA from the coding sequence ATGCTTAACAAAATTATCACCAGAAAAAGAGAAGATTTGCAGGATCTTAGCCTGCCAGAAGATTTGGAAATACCCATTCGGCCTTTTAAAGAAGCTTTAGAAACATCAACTCGATTTCTCGGCTTAATTGCAGAAGTGAAAAAAGCCTCCCCATCAAAAGGATTGATAAAAGCTGATTTTCAGCCGGAAGAAATTGCTCGTTCCTATGAAAGAGCAGGCGCGGATTGCTTATCCGTGCTCACGGATTTTCCATTTTTTCAAGGAAAAAATGAGTATTTAACGTCAGTGAAAAGAACCGTACAGCTGCCGATCTTGCGAAAAGATTTTATACTCGAACCGATTCAAATTGAAGAATCTAAAAGAATCGGTGCTGATGCGATTCTTTTAATTGGTGAAGCACTGGAGGCGGATAAGCTGCACGAACTGTATTTGGAAGCTTATGAAAAAGGACTCGATGTCCTCGTAGAGGTACACGATCAGCACACCCTTGAAGAGATTCTGAAGCGATTTACACCTGAAATTGTCGGTATCAATAATCGAAACTTAAAAACGTTTCAAACGACGCTTGAGCAAACATTGAGTATCGCCCAGCTTGTCCCAAAAGAATCATTATTGATTAGTGAAAGCGGCATTTCATCAGCAGAGGATTTGCTTTTTGTTGAAGGGTGCGGTGCAAAAGCGGTATTAGTCGGAGAATCTTTAATGAGAAAAGATGACCAGCTCGTGGCTATTCAGGACTTATTTGGAGAAACCAAAAATGGGAACGCCTAA